TCCCGTTGCCCCCCCGGTGGATGAGGGACACGCTGCTTGCATACATCGAAGCGTATGCGTCTAATTACGAATTACAGACTTTAAAGGCAAATCGGTCCACAACCCTTTTAATAAAGGCAAAGCTCCGCACATCGTGCAGCCACATTTGGGGAATGCAACCCGGACCGTACAGGAGTCCGGCCAGTCCCCCGGCAACGCTGGCGGTCGTGTCGGTGTCCTCCCCCAGATTGACCGCCTTGAGCACGGCATCGCGGTACGAGGTCGTGGTCAGCACGCACCACAGCGCGGCTTCAAGAGTATGCACCACATAGCCACTCGAACGGATCTCGGATTCCGGCAGCTCGGCAAAATCGGGCGAGAGCAGGCGGTCGAAATGCTTCAGCTCCTGCTTCAAGCTTCGGGGAAAGAAAACCTCGGGATCAGGATTTCGCAGTTTCCACATGACGTAATTCAAAACTGCGGGACGATCAAAGTCGCTCCCCTTTTCCTCGATGATTCTCATCAGGGTACTGACGACAAGGCAGTAGAGTCCGCAGGCCAGCTGCGAACGCGGATGCGCATGCGTGATCGCGGAGACGATAGATGCAGCGCGAATGATGCCACGCTCATGAAACCGATACGCCCAGATTCCTACCGGGAGTATCCGCATGAGCGAACCGTTCCCGTTGCTGTCCTCGTCTTCAAGACCACACTTCTCCACCGGCATGCCTTCCCGAATCCTGTCCATCGCGAGTCCGGTAGTCAGTCCGAAATCGAACACCTTTCCATCAGGAGTCATATATCCCGTGTCAAACCAGCGCAAAAAGCCCCTCCCCAGCTGCGCAATATTGAATCCCGTGGTCAGGTGTTCCGCCGTACAGAGCAGCATGGATGAATCGTCCGACCATGTACCGCGCATTTGCTGGTGTGTCCCCGCTCCCGTCATCCCGGTTGCCGGACGCGCCTGCATCTTCTCACGCGAAATAAACTCGTATGGTACACCGAGTACGTCACCAACGACCGCTCCGAGTATTGCCGCACGAATGTGTTCAAAAAGCGGTGTCTCTGTCGTCCTCTGCATTGCTGTCGCTGCTCCGTTTCTCCTGGATGAGTCCCTGCGCCTGAGCGTATTGGGGCAGGCATTTTCCCTGATAAACTTATCGTGTAGATTGTCGGAGTATGACAATCTGACCACTAGCTTGAAAACAAATCTGCGAAGAGGAATTCATGGCAGACGAAACTATGCTCACCCGCGCACTGCGCATTCTGCACCTGCTGAGTACTCACGAGAACGTGACGGTGAAGCAGCTGTACGATTACTTCGACCGGAAGGAATCGAAGCAGACGCTGCAGCGCACACTCATGAAAATCGATGCGGCGAATATTCCACTGAAAATCGAAGCCGGCGCGCACAACGAAAAATACTATTCCCTCGACCGTGCATTCAAGTTCATTCCGGAACTGCTTACAGCGGAAGAGGCGCTGGCCGCTGTACTGCTCGTGCAGTTCCGCGAGGTTTTTGCAGGGACGCGCATTGAAACGGATATGGCCACGGTGTTCGAGAAGCTGCATCAGCTCTTGCCGCCGGACGCGATTGCGGCGCCGGACGCATTTTCAGGGACCTACCTTCATGTGCACCAACCCGGGAAGCTGGATCTTGCGGACCGGGCGGATATGCTGCGCGACCTGTTCCACAGCATCGTGCAGAGCCGCGTCGTCAAGGTGCAGTATCGCAGCAAACGCTACCGCCTGCATCCGTACTCGCTGCTGATACATAACGGGACCCTCTATGTGCTCGGACAGGTCCCGCCGCATACGGACACTATCTATCTCGCACTCTCACGCTTCAAAAGTGTGGAATTGACTGAAGATACCTTTGTGCGGGATGAGTCCTTCAGTCTCTCCGAGGTACTGCGCAGCAGCTTCGGCATATGGTATGAGAAGCCGGTGGACGTCGTCATCCGTTTTGACAAAACTGTGGTTCCCTCCATAGAATCCCGTCGCTGGCATCCCACGCAATCGATGTCGCGTGATGATGAGGGAAACCTGACCCTGCGTATGCACCTGGGGCCTTCCAAGGAACTTATCGCCTGGATACTCCGCTGGGGTCAGTTCGCCGAAGTGCTCGAGCCCTCCTCGCTCCGCAAGGAAATGGCAGCGACGATCAAGGAGATGAGCAGAAATTACCGGAAGCTGCACTGCGGGTGAGTCCGGCATCGTGCAGGTTTTCATGTGTTGAAAGTTCAACGGACAACGATATCGCCAA
This sequence is a window from bacterium. Protein-coding genes within it:
- a CDS encoding ADP-ribosylglycohydrolase family protein, which encodes MQRTTETPLFEHIRAAILGAVVGDVLGVPYEFISREKMQARPATGMTGAGTHQQMRGTWSDDSSMLLCTAEHLTTGFNIAQLGRGFLRWFDTGYMTPDGKVFDFGLTTGLAMDRIREGMPVEKCGLEDEDSNGNGSLMRILPVGIWAYRFHERGIIRAASIVSAITHAHPRSQLACGLYCLVVSTLMRIIEEKGSDFDRPAVLNYVMWKLRNPDPEVFFPRSLKQELKHFDRLLSPDFAELPESEIRSSGYVVHTLEAALWCVLTTTSYRDAVLKAVNLGEDTDTTASVAGGLAGLLYGPGCIPQMWLHDVRSFAFIKRVVDRFAFKVCNS
- a CDS encoding WYL domain-containing protein, whose protein sequence is MADETMLTRALRILHLLSTHENVTVKQLYDYFDRKESKQTLQRTLMKIDAANIPLKIEAGAHNEKYYSLDRAFKFIPELLTAEEALAAVLLVQFREVFAGTRIETDMATVFEKLHQLLPPDAIAAPDAFSGTYLHVHQPGKLDLADRADMLRDLFHSIVQSRVVKVQYRSKRYRLHPYSLLIHNGTLYVLGQVPPHTDTIYLALSRFKSVELTEDTFVRDESFSLSEVLRSSFGIWYEKPVDVVIRFDKTVVPSIESRRWHPTQSMSRDDEGNLTLRMHLGPSKELIAWILRWGQFAEVLEPSSLRKEMAATIKEMSRNYRKLHCG